From the genome of Papaver somniferum cultivar HN1 unplaced genomic scaffold, ASM357369v1 unplaced-scaffold_21, whole genome shotgun sequence:
CATGAGTacttgtttttttcaattttttcttttttaaccaTTTACTTCGAGAATTTCAGATCTACAATACTTCTTAGAATTTGAGTAGGAAATCATTCCAGTTTTGATTTGTTTTGTGATACGGTGCTTGTATCAAACAATTGTTGATATCTATTATATCAATTTCAATTTGCAGGTTTCGTAGTAGTTGGCTTTGTTCTTCGGTGCCCTAGCAATTTAGATTTTgtttttcgatttgattttggttttggtttgacgtagattttgatttagggtttcgatatggtttggttgattttgttttctctaaagaagattgaaaaactaaagaagaagaagagaggattGAAAAAGTACAGGAGCAGCAGAATGAAAACTGAAAATAATTAGGGTTCTAGTTTGTTgatgaaaacaagaagaaaactgACACGCGTGTTGTTAGGATTAGCTTAGTAATTTTAACTTTGTCAAATGTTTTTTGGACCAGCTATTAAATGTATTCTCCCGCTGGACTACAGATTGATCTGGATTGGGTTTCGTGGACTAAACAGGAAATgtctcttattttttttctttttttatttcacaAGGCTAAAGTGGGGTAACGCCCAAACCCGGACTCATTAGCCTCCTCAGTCCTCCCTGATGGCAGGCGTACTTTCGCACTCACACTAATGGGCCTTATGGTCATCCTTAAACTCCTAATGATCGGCCTGGTAAATACCCACTACTTTTCAGTGTTTTCACCATTAAACTCCACTAAACTTAGTTAGCCATAAAAATCAAGATCAACAGGATTATTATAGTTGTATATATCGGTACCATGCGTGCAGTAATTGTGGATCTAATGCGTTAATGGATTTTGTTCATTTCAGACTCGAAATTTCAAATTCAGACGTATTAACACGAATGACTTTATCATTCTGCCCATTAGAAATGAACTGACCTAGGATGTGGTTGAACATTCTAATCTGATTTGATCAAGTGAACTAATTTTAGGGTAAAGGTTAATTAATGAGATGCCAACAAAAGCATATCCTTTTAAGTAGGAGAAACACAAGACTAACCAGCCATGTTAATTTATGACTTTAGTGATGTTAAGTTGCTATCACTCTTTAGTGGCACACCATGTGATATGTATGAGTGTGTGGGGGAAAACTTTCATCTTTCATTTTTAGGTGCAATGTCTTTCACACGCAAACTACTTAATTTGGACCACCGTTTGTCTATATTTATTATGTATGGTTCAGGgtcctaagagcatccacagtgggcgagtataaccaaaaatttgggataagatcgtgacgcagtgggacggagtaaagatcaaatcccagccaaagatcaaattccagaccatatttggtcgcgaccaaataccaaatcctaatatagtcgggcgtaaatttaaagtacgcttgttgttgggcgtaaatttaaagtacgcttgttaacgggcggagatttaaattacgcccgatgaaaattcaaattaaaaaaaaaataaaaaaaatgaggcgtaaacttaaagtacgcctgttgacaggcgtaaacttaaagtccgcctggtgattgattgggcggacatttgagatacgcccgatgaaatttttttggggcggatctttaaattacgcgcgaccaaattttaatcgccaccgttacgtgacaacacggactaaacccaaaatttgatcttttttttgatctttgatctttggttttgatcgcaccactgcagttgctctaatctACCTATTGATTCATCTAGGCAAGACAAAGACCAGCAAAGTCCAAAGCCTTGTACGCAAATTGCTTCATTTCGCATGGTAATTTGTACCATGCAGGTGATTACAATTATGAAAGTGGTTAGGGGGTGCTCCAGTCATTCTCAATATTTTACGTTatagtttttaaaaaaaatttaagtgtttttttttattttttaacttcCACTGTAAATAATTCTTGAAAGTAATTTGATGACCATGCACCATGGGTTATAAGTATAGTCCATATGGATTTTTGAATGTGTCATTGGTGACATGATATGATAATATTCTTCAAGTACCATGTCCTGGAAGTGTACAATATGGATTTAAAGTCGttggttgttgttgctgccaaagAAACCTAAAACTATACAAACAAAATTTTGCCTACTTTACTTGAAATTCTGTACTACAGGAAATCTTACAGTACTGACAaatagcaaaaaaagaaaaaaaaaaaaaaaaaaaaaaaaaagtatattcaTTTGGTGATGATTGCATTACATATTGCTTACGGCATACCACCACCCATCATCTCATTTCTAGAATCTGTCCCAacacttgttcttcttcttcttcttctaaaaatctaATCCAGCCAGCATTGAGAAAAGATAACAATAAATACTAGTTAACACACAAGAAACCCCACAGCCATTAACTTCCTCCAATTGCAGTCCACTTTGTGTACCTCTCTATATATAGTTCATCAGTCCCATACCCTGTTCTTCATCCTACACCAAACCATCATATTTTTGTATAATTCAGGGTTCAGCCATGGAAGTAGtaacttcaaaaaatttccagCCACCCCATGTAATTATACTACCAACACCGGGTATGGGTCATCTTATCCCACTCGCTGAGCTAGCTAAACAACTCGTTTCTCGTCATGGTTTTACGGTTACGTTCACTATTCCAACTGAAACCGATTCTCCTTCCAAAGCTCAGAAACTGGTTCTTGATTCTCTTACTAGTTCTATTGATTATATGTTTTTATCTCCGGTTGATCTGAGTGATTTGCCTAGTGATGCAAAGATTGAAACTCGGATTTCTTACACGGTAACTCGTTCTCTTTCTTCGCTTTCCGACTCGTTTAAACTCATTACTTCAACTCACCGAGTTGTGTCCTTTGTTGTTGATCTTTTTGGTACTGATGCTTTTGATGTTGCCATGGAGTTCAATGTCAAACCATACATTTTCTATCCATCAACAGCTATGGCTTTAGCTTTGTTTTTCCAATTGCCTAAATTGGATCAAGATTACACTTGTGAGTACAGAGACGTGCCAGAACCGATTCAGATTCCGGGGTGTGTGCCAGTCGACGGGATCGACCTTTTCGACCCGGCACAAGATAGGAAAAACGAGGCCTATAAATGGGCGTTACACCATGCCGAAAGGTATAAACTTGCTGAGGGTATTATGGTAAATAGCTTTAACGAGCTTGAACCTGGTCCGATAAAGGCGTTCAAGGCGGGCGAATGGGCTAATCCGCTGGTCTACCCTGTCGGACCGCTTATCCGGACAGGTGACAGCGACACGGTGTCTGATCCATCTGGTTGTTTGAAGTGGTTGGATGATCAACCACTTGGCTCGGTTCTATTCGTGTCGTTCGGAAGTGGTGGAGCTCTTTCCAGTGAGCAACTGACCGAATTGGCCCTAGGGCTAGAAATGAGTGAACAGAGATTTTTGTGGGTTGCAAGAAGTCCTAGTGACAAGGTTGCAAATGCgacatacttcaatccacaaagTATCAAGGACCCTTTTGACTTCTTACCAAAAGGGTTCATAGAGAGAACCAAAAAGCTAGGCTTGGTAGTTCCTTCATGGGCACCCCAAGTTCAAGTCCTTAGCCATGTCTCAACTGGTGGATTCTTAACGCATTGTGGGTGGAATTCATCACTTGAAAGCGTCGTGCATGGTGTCCCCTTAATTGCATGGCCACTCTTTGCAGAACAAAAGATGAATGCAGTGATGCTTACAGAGGATTTGAAGGTTGCATTAAGGCCGAAGAAGAACAAACAAGGGATTGTAGGCCGCGATGAGATCTCTAGGGTTGTTAAGGGACttatggaaggagaagaaggcaAGAAACTTCGGCTTAAGATGAGAGACCTTAAAGATGCTTCTGCCAGAGTGTTATCAGAAAATGGGTCTTCGTCTAAGGCGCTTGCTGAGGTGGCGAACACGTGGAAAAATAGTATGAGTACATGAAATTTCTTTACCAATttgcatgtttttttttgttttgaatgttGTGCCTATGTGCTTGTGTACAATGATTTTGGATCATTTTGTATATAATCTAAATCTAAGTGATGGAATTCCTGTCTAGATATTTTCTTTCTGTGAGCTGTGtgaaaagaagaataagaatggAATCAAGATGAGAAGTAAATGATGAATTTGAAGAAGTTGAGGTTAAATCAAACTGATAAAAGATGAAAATCTTAGTGAAGACTATTGGCACTCAAAATGAAATGATTGGAGCTATGGATTTGTGGGTGGTGTAGGGTAACCATGTCACTTGTGTCTATAATGGTCACTAATAAAATGTCACATTACTACCAAATAATTTTCCGTAAAGTGCTGGAACACTACTTTTTTTGACAAAAGATAAAAAGGAAAATCACTTCTTCCAAAAGGAAGATTTTTTAGTGCCCGCATCAAACTCAACTCTAGTTAACCTTAAGTACTCATGGTGGTTGACTATATACAAATATTTACATATCAAGATTCAAACACTGTCAAAGCCAATTTTTTCAAGAATCGCTAAAACATTTGCTGTTGTTTTCAAGAATTGATAAAATATTTGGTTCTGACAAGTATCGAACTCAAATCACTGATATCATGATACAATGACTCGTACTGTAGTGACATTGGCATTTCCAAGTTCATTTCTCGGTAGATTCATTGCCAATATTCTTCGGAAAATCTTAATCATAGATACCTTTGGTGTACTAATTTTGAAATATATTGCATTAAAGTAATTAGTCCATGAATGGACTTTCTAGTTAGTTACACTATCTCTGTCATGATTGTTTGAGCGTGCAATTCCATTTTAAATATACAAAGTAAAAGAAACGAAAGCAGTATCTCACCAAAACGTCCGCCCGTTTACACTGTTATATATCCAACAGACATATTATCTTCGTAACTAAAAGAAGTTAATCATTGTGTTTACAATTATGATTTTTAGATCATAAGGCCTGATTTGGTACCCTCtcttagaggtgtaaattgggccggacCAATACGTTTATGATACAACACAGCATGTTAAAACACGACACAACACGTGATCTGACACAACATGGGCACAACATGTTAGCTAAGTGTGCTATGTTGTGTCGGACAAATAGGCACATCAGCACGACATAGCATGTGGTACGTTTAAGCATGCatcacaacacaacacgacacgcGATGAAATCACGCCAAATCAAGTAAAACTACCACGCAATAAATCATATTTTATGCATAATTCACAGGGTAGTCTTTATTATAGCCAGTTTTTGACATTTTGTTTTCGTTATGCCGATTAATTTCTATAATAATACATATACTAaataaaatatcagaaaaatatttattttggaaaacataaaataaatggACTAGCACAGCATATCACATCACGATTATTTtcctggcacaacacaacacgctATTTGGTACATCTGAATTTCTAGCATAGCCCAGCACAGCACGTAGCACGCTAAACACGTGACTTCATGGGTTGGGCCGGCAATTTTTACACTTCTACCCTCTCTATCTGGTACTCCTTATTATCAATGTCAATTATGTTGGGTATAAATAACTCGGAGTCTAGAACCCCGATCGTCTTCGAGTGTTATGTAAACGAGATTGATATGCTACAAGCCACATTTTGGAAGCTCTATGAGTACAAAGATTTCATCCAAAAATCAACCACACAATTTTGATGGAGGAACTGTGGGCGCGAAATTCATCTTCAACACACAATTTAGATTGGACAGTAATCGTCCACCAATGTTGCAGCAACAAATGTGGATGTGGATGAAACACACTACTGGTTCTTCTTGTAGTTATTTATAGTTTCTGCTGGACCCGCTTGTGCCCCAAAGTCAGAGCATCTCAATCTTTCCAGCTCTA
Proteins encoded in this window:
- the LOC113339940 gene encoding hydroquinone glucosyltransferase-like, whose amino-acid sequence is MEVVTSKNFQPPHVIILPTPGMGHLIPLAELAKQLVSRHGFTVTFTIPTETDSPSKAQKLVLDSLTSSIDYMFLSPVDLSDLPSDAKIETRISYTVTRSLSSLSDSFKLITSTHRVVSFVVDLFGTDAFDVAMEFNVKPYIFYPSTAMALALFFQLPKLDQDYTCEYRDVPEPIQIPGCVPVDGIDLFDPAQDRKNEAYKWALHHAERYKLAEGIMVNSFNELEPGPIKAFKAGEWANPLVYPVGPLIRTGDSDTVSDPSGCLKWLDDQPLGSVLFVSFGSGGALSSEQLTELALGLEMSEQRFLWVARSPSDKVANATYFNPQSIKDPFDFLPKGFIERTKKLGLVVPSWAPQVQVLSHVSTGGFLTHCGWNSSLESVVHGVPLIAWPLFAEQKMNAVMLTEDLKVALRPKKNKQGIVGRDEISRVVKGLMEGEEGKKLRLKMRDLKDASARVLSENGSSSKALAEVANTWKNSMST